The following are encoded together in the Coffea arabica cultivar ET-39 chromosome 1c, Coffea Arabica ET-39 HiFi, whole genome shotgun sequence genome:
- the LOC113737896 gene encoding loganic acid O-methyltransferase-like — translation MQNGNHASLVKTLAKSIKDRENGNHSAETKEKPESHPINGGDDSKSYAQNSSYQKGVIEAAKREIVQAIKEKLDIEKVWPRRFVIADFGCSTGPNTFLAMQNIVEAVELKNKSLQQSPTIDFHVFFNDLVDNDFNTLFKSLPSHPRYFVAAVPGSFYERLFPKASLDLANSSYALHWLSKVPKEVGDQNSVAWNKSKTYCSGSKKEVTEAYFAQFRKDLNRFLDARAEELVGGGLLVIQLPGVPRGALPFNTGAGFIQELLGPCLFEMADLGFISHEKVHSFNSPMYFPSIEELDLAIKGNGHFTAERIKILNHPMQHLPFDAKMTCLQTRSIFEGFIKDHFEIDIVDQLFDLFAKKLEESCSIFYQEIRKDVDLFVLLKRVC, via the exons ATGCAGAATGGAAATCATGCAAGTCTTGTGAAGACACTTGCGAAGAGCATCAAAGATAGGGAGAATGGGAATCACTCCGCGGAAACTAAAGAAAAGCCTGAATCACACCCGATTAATGGTGGAGATGATTCTAAGAGCTATGCTCAAAATTCCAGCTATCAG AAAGGGGTGATTGAAGCTGCAAAACGTGAAATTGTACAAGCAATTAAGGAGAAGCTAGACATCGAAAAAGTCTGGCCAAGAAGATTTGTGATTGCTGATTTTGGCTGTTCCACTGGACCCAATACATTCCTTGCAATGCAGAACATTGTTGAAGCAGTGGAGCTAAAGAACAAATCTCTGCAACAGAGTCCAACCATCGACTTCCATGTTTTCTTCAATGATCTTGTAGACAATGATTTCAATACTCTCTTCAAATCCCTCCCTTCACACCCAAGATATTTTGTTGCTGCTGTACCTGGCTCCTTCTACGAGCGTCTATTCCCTAAAGCTAGCCTTGATTTGGCTAATTCTTCTTATGCACTCCATTGGCTTTCCAAGGTTCCAAAAGAAGTTGGAGACCAGAACTCAGTGGcatggaacaaaagcaagacATATTGTTCGGGCTCCAAAAAAGAAGTCACGGAGGCATATTTTGCTCAGTTCAGGAAAGATCTCAACAGGTTTCTGGATGCCAGAGCAGAAGAACTTGTCGGAGGCGGCCTTTTGGTGATTCAATTACCCGGCGTTCCGCGCGGCGCCCTTCCCTTTAATACTGGTGCAGGCTTCATCCAAGAGCTGTTAGGACCATGTCTTTTTGAGATGGCCGACTT GGGATTTATCAGTCATGAAAAAGTGCATTCATTCAACTCGCCAATGTACTTTCCATCAATTGAAGAATTGGACCTGGCTATAAAAGGGAATGGCCATTTTACGGCAGAAAGAATAAAGATATTGAATCACCCAATGCAGCACTTGCCATTTGATGCAAAAATGACTTGCTTGCAGACCAGATCCATCTTTGAGGGCTTCATCAAAGACCATTTCGAAATAGACATTGTGGATCAGCTTTTCGATCTATTTGCTAAGAAACTTGAAGAGAGCTGCTCAATTTTTTATCAGGAAATTCGCAAAGATGTTGACCTGTTTGTTCTGCTAAAACGCGTCTGTTGA